The Terriglobus roseus region CGAACAGTTGCATCTGATCGCGCGGGGCCGCTTGTTCCGCGCGCAGTTGCAGCGTGGCAATCATTGTGGGGTCGATTGTTACGAGGTTATCCGCTGCATGCAGAGCCAGCGGCATCAAGGCCATCATTGCACCGCAGCATGCGGCGGCGCGGAGTCGCGAGGGAAGCGAATGGGGAATTGCGTGAGACCGGAACTGCGAGGGCACTGCGAACTGCATAGCACACCTCCCCAAAGCCGGGGCACATACGGAGGCCTACTTGGTCGTTCTTGTCAGGATTTGCAGCCGCTGCTGCGCCTGCCATTCCTGATCCGGATACTTACCACCAGACTGTGACAGAAACTGGCGGTATGCATCTGCCGCCTGCTTCGTGTGATGCAGAGTATCATGCGCCGTTGCCGCCAGAAATGTAAAGGGGGGAGATGAGGGTGCCAACGGTTCCCGGATGGCTAGCGCTTTCAGAACCGTGACGGCGTCCTTGTTCGAGGAGGCTGCGAACGCCAGTTCTCCTGCTGCCTGCGCCAAAGCAGCCTTGGAAGGGAATTTATCCGATTGGGAGACGGCCTTCTGGAGCAGCGGTTCGGCTTCCGGAGAGCGCCGGAGTCGGATCAAGGTGTCCGCTGCCTCCGACATGAGCGTTACATCGTCAGGCGAGGTTTTCAGGAGAGCTGTGTAGATGGGCTCGGCCTTTTCCGGGGCACCTGCGGCGGAGTACGCTCGCGCGAGGAGCATGGCTACGGCTACGTTTTCGGGCTCGTCTGCATGGAGCGATTGCAGTGCGGGCAATGCCGTTTCCGGCTTTCCTTGCAGCAGTTGTTCCGATGCACGTTCGGCCATGAGGGCGTGGTTGCCGGGATGCTGTGCGTGTGCGCTGGTCAACACCTGGTCGGCCTGGGCGAATTTCTTTTGTTGGGTAAGCGCTCGGGCGTAACCCATGGCCACGTCGACGCTGGCGGGATTGAGCGAGAATGCGTGGGAGTAGGCCTGTTCCGCGGCTGCGTCGTCACCCATGGCTTCTGCGATTTCGGCGGCGGTGGCGGCATCGTCTGGTGTTTCAGGTGTGTACTTCAGGGCCGAGAGCAGATCGTTGCGCGCCATGGTTGGGTTCGATTTGAGATCGATTTCCGCGAGGGCTCGCCAGGCGCGTGCCAGCAGGTCCTTTTCTGCGCTTTCGATCTTTGTTGCGGAACGTAGTTGATCTTCGGCCTTTGCCGTTTCGCCCATGCGTGCGTAGAGCAAACCCAACGATACGTGTGCACCTGCGTCGTCGTTCTTCAGTGCGATGGATTTAGCGTAGGCCGCGGCGGCTTCTGCGTCGTGGTTGAGAGCATCTTGCGCGAATCCCAGGTCATAGAAGACGCGGGCGTTGGCCTGCGACTCGGTTGCCAGCGGCGTTAGCAATGTGACTGCGTCGGCGTACTTGGCGTTGGCGATGGCGTCTTCTGCCTTGGCAAGCGTTGCCTGCGAAGCGGAGGGCGCAGCTTGCTCTTGCGGCACTGCGGATGTGGTGCCGGGAGGCATTTCCATTTGCGCTGCTACGGGAAGGGAGAGCAGCAAGGCTGCCGCGAGAATCTTCATGCTACTGCGCCTTCCAATACGGGTTTCAGGAAGCGTCCGGTGTAGGACTCGGGGACACGCGCGATCTCTTCCGGTGTGCCGACTGCTACAACCTGGCCTCCGGCGGAGCCGCCTTCCGGGCCCATGTCGATGATCCAGTCGGCGCTCTTGATGATGTCCATGTTGTGCTCGATGACGAGCAGCGAGCCGCCACCGTCGATCAGCTTGCGGAAGGCTTGCAGCAGTGTTGCTACGTCAGCGAAATGCAGGCCGGTTGTTGGTTCGTCGAGGATGTAGAGTACTCGGCTTGCGGCCTTCTTCGTTTCACCACGTGGTGAGGTGGAACGGATGTTCGCGAGGTGAGAGGCGAGCTTTACACGCTGCGCTTCACCGCCGGAGAGTGTTGTTGCCGACTGTCCGAGACGGACGTAGCCGAGGCCCACTTCTTCGAGGACCTGCAAGCGATCCACGATCTTCGGATTGCCCGCGAAGTAGTGAACTGCGTCACGCACGGTCATGTTCAGCACGTCGTGGATGTTGCGGTTTTTGTACTTGATATCGAGGATGCCGGGCTTGTAACGGGTGCCGTTGCATTCTTCGCAGGGGAGTTCGACGTCGGCGAGGAACTGCATTTCGACGGTGACGGTGCCGTCGCCTTCGCAGGTATCGCAGCGGCCTCCGGGGACGTTGAAGCTGAATGATCCTGCGGTGTAGCCCTTGCGACGTGCATCCGGTTGCGACGCGAATAGTTCGCGGATGGCGTCGAAGGCCTTGATGTAAGTGACAGGGTTGGAGCGCGGTGTGCGGCCGATGGGCGATTGGTCTACGAGGACGACTTCGCGGATGAAGTGTGTTCCTGTGATCTCGCGATAGAGCTGCTGGACGTCGCTGCTTACGCCTTCTACGCCGAGGGAAAATTCAAGCGCGCGATGGAGCACCTGGTGGACGATGGTGCTCTTACCGGAGCCGCTGACGCCGGTGACGACAGTTAACATTCCTAACGGAATTTCGATGTCGACACCGCGCAGGTTGTGAATGCGTGCGCCCTTGAGCTTGAGCATCTCGCGTGTGGGTTCGCGGCGCTCGGCGGGGACGGGGATGCGGGAGCGGCCGGAGAGATACTTGCCGGTGATGGAGTGGTCGTCTTTGCGAATTTCTGCGACGGTTCCGGTTGCGAGTAGTTGACCGCCGAGTTCGCCTGCGCCGGGGCCTAGATCGATGAGCCGGTCGGCGCTGGTGATGACGTCGGGATCGTGCTCTACGACGAGGATGGTGTTGCCGAGGTCGCGGAGTTCGTGAAGGATCTTAACCAATTTGGCGGTGTCGCGCGAGTGCAGGCCGATGGAGGGTTCGTCGAGCACGTAGAGAGCGCCGACGAGGCGTGAGCCTAGTGACGTTGCGAGTTGGATGCGCTGCGATTCGCCACCGCTTAGCGTGGAGGAGAGGCGGTCGAGCGTGAGGTACTCAAGGCCTACCTGTTCGAGGAAGCTGATGCGTTGGCGAACTTCTTCGAGGATCTTTCCGGCGATTTCGGTTTGTGCTGGTGACAGCTTTAGTCCGTCGAAGAAGGCTCGGGCTGCACTGATAGTTAGACCTGCGGCTTCGCAGATGTTCTTTTCGTTCAGCAGAACTGCGCGTGCTTCTGCACGCAGGCGTTGGCCACGGCAGTCGGGGCATGGGGCGTAGCCGCGGTACTTGGATAGAAAGACGCGGACGTGCAGCTTGTACTTCTTCGTATCGAGCAAGCGGAAGAAGCCTCGGATGCCGGGGAAGCCGGTGCCGCCATCCCAGATGGCGTTTTGCTGCGCTGGTGTCAGGTCGTACCAGGGTGTTTTCAGCGGGATGTTGTTGGCCTGCGCGAAGCGCTTCATCACGCCGTGGTATTCGCGGTACTTTGGCTTCGTCCACGGATCGATTGCGCCTTCATCCAGCGTCTTTGACTTGTCGGGGATGATGAGGTCGGGATCGAAGTCGATGGTGTTGCCGAAGCCCTGGCAGCGCGGGCATGCGCCGTATGGGTTGTTGAAGCTGAAGAGACGCGGCTCCGGGTCGCGATAGGCGCGATGGCAGTTCACGCACTCGAATGCGGCAGAGAAGCGGAGGCGCTTTGGTTCGCTTTCATCGCGAGGTGCAGTGAGGAAGACAATCTCACCGCTTTCGCGATAGCCGGTTTCAATGGCGTCGACGATGCGCGAACGTACGTCCGCGCTCACGCTGAGGCGGTCGGCGAGGACGTAAATTGGCTCGCTGAAGTTGAGTTCGAGCAGTGATTCCGGGGTGGAGAACTCTACGATGTTGCCGTTTTGGAAGAGGCGATTGAAGCCCCGGCGGCGCAGTTCCACGAGCCGTTCTTTTAACGGTTCAGAAGGATCGACGATCGTCTGCTCTGCGGCCTTTGTTTTCTTGGTTGCTACCTTCTTTGGTTTCGGCTTTGGAGCTTCTTCCTCGACAGGGAGTGCGAACTCCTGCATGGGCTCCAACACGACTTCGCGCCGGATGATGGGGAACAGCGCGTAGAGACGTGCGCCTTCTTCCATTGCAAGCACGGCAGCGGCGATCTCATCGACCGTGTCGCGCTTGACGATGCCGCCGCAGTGAATGCAGGTGACTGTTCCGCAACGCGCGTACAGCAGTCGCATGTAGTCGTAGATTTCTGTTGCGGTGGCTACGGTTGAGCGCGGATTGCGTGTCTGATTTTTCTGCTTGATGGCGATGGCCGGAGCGAGGCCGTCCATGTGTTCGACATCGGGCTTTTCGATGCGCTCCAGAAACTGACGTGCGTATGCAGAGAGTGACTCCACATAGCGGCGCTGTCCTTCGGCGTACACCGTGTCAAACGCAAGCGAACTCTTACCTGAGCCCGACACACCACTCACGACGGTGAGCATGTTGTGCGGGATGTTGACGTCGATGCCCTTGAGATTATGCGTGCGTGCGCCACGGATCACGATGTGATCGTTGGGGGATACTGCTTTTTGTTCCACTGCGACGCTGCCCTCTTGATCAGAGTGAAGCGGAGTGGATGGACCTGTTTTCTTTTCAGGCGCCACGAACTTCTCCTTCAGATGCAGACGACGCTGTTTCTTCCTGCGGCCAGATCATCTCTGCCAGCAGCAGCACGGCGCCTACGCAGATGGCCGAATCTGCAACGTTGAAGTCTGGCCAGTGGTAGGTGCCGATGTGTACTTCGAGGAAGTCCACCACGTAATGCAGCACGGCGCGGTCGTACAGATTGCCGATTGCTCCACCGAGAATCAAGGCGAAGCCAACGCTTGCGGCAGACCACGTCTTGCCATAGCGCCACAGCAGGAACGTGATGCCAAGGGTTACCAGCAGCGAAAACACCACAAGCCCAAGACGCACCGCCATGGGAGAAGCCGAATCCGCGAACATGGAGAACGCCGCGCCGGTGTTCAACACATGCGTGATCCGAAACACCTTCGGGATTACGATGATGCCGGTGCCGCTTTCAATGTGTGTCGCGACAACAATCTTCGTGATGCGGTCCAGCACGATGACGGCGACTGCGATAAGCAGCAGCCACCATCGCGCGTCACGCGATGTCCTGGATTTGGAATGCAGTATCTCGCTCAAGACATTTACTCCTGTGCGTAGGGTTGAAAGGCGATCTTCTCCAGCGCGTCGGCGCAGCGGGCGCACACGGTGGGATAGCGGCCTTCGTCGCCAACGTCATCGGTGTAGCGCCAGCAGCGTTCGCAGCGTGTTCCTTCGGCCTTAACAAAACGAGCCTGCAGCGGCGCGTTATCTACTTCCTTCAGGACAACCTGCGATACGCCGAACAGCTCTGGCAACTGACGCTCATACTTCGACAACGCAGCGGCGATTTCGCCCGCTGGCACCTCGACTTCAATGCGAGCTTCGAGTGCTTTGCCGATCTCCTTTGCCGCGCGTGCAGCTTCCAGGACCTTCAGAGCAGCTTCACGGACGGTGCGGATTTGTGCCATGTCCTTCAACAGTTCAGACGAAGCAGGGGCGAGATCAGAAGCAGAGGGGAACTCTGCGATATGAACGCTCTTGGCGCGACCAGCTACCTCTGGCAGATAGCCCCACACCTCATCCGCGGTGAAGGAGAGGATGGGAGCGATCAAGCGCACGAGGGTTTCGGTGATCTTCCATACCGCAGTCTGCGCGCTCAAACGACGCGTATCCTTCGGAGCCAGCGTGTAGAGGCGGTCCTTCAGTACGTCGAGGTAGAAGGCTGACAGTTCCGAGTTGCCGAACTCGTTCAGTGCATGGAAGACGCGATGGAATTCGAATTCGTCGTATGCCTTGCGAACCTTCTCGACGAGCTCGGATGCGCGCGCCAGCATGTACTGATCAAGCGCCTCCATCTGATCCCATGCCACTTCGTCGGTCGCTGGAACGAAACCGTCGAGGTTGGCGAGAAGGAACCGGAAGGTGTTGCGCAGCTTGCGATAGATCTCTTCCGCAAGGCGCTTCATCAGAGGGACGGATGCGATGACGTCTTCGCGGAAATCGACCGATGCGACCCAAAGACGAACGATGTCGCCGCCGAGTTCGTCCATCACCTTAACGGGATCGACGCCGTTGCCGAGCGACTTCGAAAAGGCACGACGCTGCTCATCCAGTGTCCAACCGGATGTGGCTACGTACTTGTACGGTGCGACGCCGCGGATACCAACGCTGGCAAGCAGCGACGAATGGAACCATCCGCGATGCTGATCACCGCCTTCGGTGTACATGTCAGCGGGGAAGCGAAGTTCCGGTTCGGTTTCGAGCACGGCATGCCACGATGAACCCGATTCGAACCAGACGTCGAGGATGTCCATCTCTTTGCGGAACTCTGTGTTGCCGCACTTGCAAGTTGTTCCTGCGGCCAGGAGTTCTTCGGCGCTGTACTTGTACCAGGCGTCGGCGCTTTCGGCTTCGAACTTCTTCACGATGGACGCGTTGATGGCGGCATCGTTCAACGGCTCATGACATTTTTGGCAGAGGAACACGGCGATGGGCACGCCCCAGATGCGCTGACGGCTGACGCACCAGTCAGGACGCGTGGCGATCATGTTGCTGATGCGTTCCTGGCCCCATGCGGGGTCCCATGTGACCTTGGCGATTTCATCGAGAGCGCTTTGGCGGAAGGTGCGGCCATCGGGCATCTGCGTTTCCATGCCGATGAACCACTGTTCCGTGGCGCGATAGATCACGGGCCGGTGGCAGCGCCAGCAATGCGGGTAGCTGTGATGGGTTTCGCCCTGCGCCATGAGCATGCCGCGATCCTTCAGCAGCTCGATGATGGGCGCGTTTGCCTTGTGGACGTTGAGGTTGTCGTATTCGGGCAGACCGTTGCGGAGGCGTCCTGCTTCATCAACGTCGCACGCCTGACTCAACGCATATTTCTTGCCGGTGGCAAAGTCGTCCGGGCCGTGCGCTGGCGCGGTATGAACGCCGCCGGTGCCTTGTTCGGTGGTGACGTACTCCGCCATGACGCCGAGGATTTCGCGCGGCAGGAAGGGGTGCGCAAAGGTTGCGCGCTCCAACTTTTGGCCATGGAAGCGTGCGAGGATTTCAAACGCAGGCAACTGCGCCGCAGTACTCAGCGACTCAAGCAGATCCATTGCAACGATGTACACGTTGCCTTTGCCCCATGTGGCGTTGTCTTCTGCAATCTGGATGGCCGCGTATTCAAACTCGGGATGGAAGGCGATGGCGAGCGATGCTGGCAGCGTCCACGGAGTGGTGGTCCAGATGAGGCCGAATACATTGAGGTTCGCCAGCGCGGGATCAATCTTCTCCGGAGCGGAGGTCAGCGGATAGCGCACGTAAACGCTGGGCGACGTGTGCATTTCGTACTCGACTTCCGCCTCAGCGAGCGCGGTTTTGTCGTGCATGCACCAGTAGACGGGGCGCAAACCCTTGTAGACGAAGTTCTTCTCGAAGAAGGCGTAGAAGGTTTCCAGGATGCGCGCTTCGTAGCCGAAGCTCATCGTGAGATAAGGATTGTCCCAGCGGCCTAGCACGCCCATGCGGACGAACTGCGACTTCTGCAGATCGACGTACTTCTGCGCATATTCGCGACACTGCTGGCGGACGGTCAACGCGTCCATTTCCAGCTTCTTGCGGCCGAGCTGCTCGTCGACTTTGATTTCGATGGGCAGGCCGTGGCAGTCCCAGCCGGGGACGTAAGGTGCGTCGAAACCGGCCATGGTCTTCGACTTCACAACGAAATCTTTAATGCACTTGTTCAGCGCATGGCCGAGGTGGATGGCGCCATTGGCATACGGCGGGCCGTCATGCAGGATGTATTTTTCGCGGCCTTCGCGGCTCTGGCGGATTTGACCGTACAGGTCGGAGTCGGTCCATCCCTGCAGGCGCGCCGGTTCATTGCCGGGCAGGTTGGCCTTCATGGGGAAGGCGGTTTTGGGCAAGTTCAGCGTATCTTTCAACTGAACGGGCAACTGCTGCGGCGTATTCGCCTGATCCATCCTGTTCCTCGTGGGCCCTGGCTTTGACGCACCAGCACTTACGGCCAGTCGCTCCCGTCACAGCGCCCAAACTTCTATTGTAAGCGGTGTTGTGTCATCGCCGGAACAATGGGAACTTCTGCATTCCACACTTCGTATTTCCGCGTTGTGACTTATGCGGGGTTTCGCGCGTCAAACAGGTACACGACAGTTGGCGCTGTTGTGTGCCCGGACCTGACGCCGGGGTATTCGCTTTTGTACAATGCGGACGGACGCCAAAGACGCCGCACCCTGGCTTGTGTACTCTGAAATCCGGCCACTGATTTTGTGAGCCGGAGGATCAAAACGAATCCGGAGCACCGGCCACAGAAAGTTTTCCGCACGCGGTTGAGGCGTGCCGAGTGATAGAGATCAAGAGGCGATGGCGACAATACTTCAGGAACCGCCCACAGAACATAGCCGCCGTACCGACGCCGGACCGAACCTCGGCGAACCGGAAGAGTTGAAATCTACCAGCCCGTTCACGTCGCTGGTGGACAACATTAAGGACGTCTTCTTTCCGGAGAAGCTTCCGCCGCTTGTTCTTGAATCGCAGCCGATCGCCGTCGATAACCCGATGGACGTCAAGCGCGATCCGAAGTCGACGGCGGTGGCTGTCGTTGTCCACGCGCTTATCTTCCTTCTGATCTGGTACATCGGCAAGAAGGTCATCACTGTTGTGGTGGCCAAGAAGCCGCAGCTTACCCAAGTTTCATTTGACACACCGGCACCCCAGCCTCCGATCAAGGCACCTGCCAAGCAGGCCATGGGTGGTGGTGGCGGTGCTCACGATATTGCTCCGGTGACGCAGGGACGTCTGCCGAAGTTTGAGGCGCACCCGATTGTGCCGCCTTCGAATCCACCGAAGATTGAGCCGAAGCTCACCGTGGATCCTTCCATCAACGTGCAGACGGACCTGCACATGACGAACAACAACATGCCGAACCTGGGCATTCCGAATGCGCCGAATGTTGGCGTGGCATCGCTGGGCAATGGCAGTGGTGGTGGTTTGGGCAGCGGCAACGGCAATGGTCTTGGACCTGGCAGCGGTGGCAATACCGGTGGCGGTGCTTACCGCATTGGTGGCGATGTTTCTGCTCCTGTGCTGATCTACCAGGTGGATCCGGAGTTCAGTGAAGAAGCTCGCAAGGCGAAGTTCCAGGGTGAGGTGCTGGTGCACCTGATTGTGGATGCGCAGGGTCGGCCTACGAACGTGAAGGTGATTCGTCCGGTGGGTATGGGACTGGATGAGAAGGCACGCGAGGCAGTGGCGCAGTACAAGTTCCGTCCGGCTCGTAAGGGCGGTCAGCCTGTGCCGGTGGAACTGAATGTGGCTGTGAACTTCCAGATCTTCTAACGAAGTTCAGAAACGAAATAAGAATGCCCGCTTCCTCTGGATGCGGGCATTTCTTTTGCTTTGAGCGCTTATCCGAAGAGTGAGTATTGGCCGTCTTTATCTGGTTCTGCTTCTGCTGCTTCTGCAATGGGAGCGGGTGTCTCTGTGGTGGTTGTGTAGGGCCACCAGATGAGGCGATCCATCAGCGGGTAGAAGAGAGCGAGATGAATTGGGGTTTCCGGCGGTAGAGTGAGGCGGCGGACTTCGGCGTAGGTGCGGAGTTGCGCTTCGTAGGCGGCGCGTTCTTCTGCAAGATAGGCGTTGCGGGTGGACTCGGTTTCGTTGGGACCGGTGCGGTCGCCGGTTTTGAAGTCGATGATCCAGAAGACGTCGTCGCCGGATTGATTTGGTTCTTGTCCGGCGAAGAAGCTGCGGTCGAGACGGATGCGTGTTTCTGAACCGGCGTCGCCGGTGTGCCATGCCGACTCACCGGAGGCGGCGGTGTGTGGCGTGAGTATCCAGCGACCCTCTGGACTTTGCAGTGTGGCCGTGAGGGCTCGGAGGACTGTGCCTGAGGCTCGTTCCACTACTGAGGGTGGTAGCGAGCCTGCGCGAAGCGTGGCGCGGACGGCGGGTTGCCAGGATTGCACTGTGTGGAGCAGGGAGTGTGCGGCTTCGGCGACGGTTTCGCCGGTAGCGGTTCGTGTTGCGAGTTCGTTGGAGAGGCGGTCTACAAACGCGTGGATGGCGTTGCCGACGGCTCGTGCTCCAAAGGTTCCGGCTGGGCGAGCGAATGGTTGCGGGGCGGGAGTGTCGTCTGCGCTCGCAGGCATTGTCGCGCGGAGACGTTCTACGGCGTGAACGTCCGATGGAAGGCGCTGGATGTTTGGGAGCTGGACTTCACGCGCTGTTTTGGGAGCGGGGAACGGGATGAGTTCTGCTGCCGCTGCGAGGGCGATTGTTTCCGCTTCTGCTTCTTCTGTTTTTTCGGCTTCGGTGACGACGGGGATGACGACGTAGTTCTGCGCGGCTGGCCACGCTGCTTTCAGAAGCGTGCCGGCGCGGTTGATGATTTCGCCCTTTTGAGAGAGCTCTGGCGAGGCGAGGAGATGCAACGAGGTGCGAGCGCGTGTGACGGCTACGTAGAAGAGTCGCTTGATTTCAGCGTAGGTTCGCGCGCGTTTGCGGGTGCGGATGAAGTTCAATAACGCGCCGGGCTCGCCACCTTTGCCGGGGAGGGGCGCCATGAGGACGTCGCCGGAGCCGTCCTCGCCTCGTGTGGGTAGTTCAAGCCATTCCAGTGCGGAGTACGTATCGCGCGTGGGAACGCGGTGAAGGCCGGGGACGATGACGGTGTCCCATTCGAGGCCCTTAGCGCGGTGGATGGTCATGATGTCGATGGCGTCGGGCGCGTTGCCGGAGCGTGCGAAGAGACGGTCGAGGCGTCGGTTGAGGTGAGGCAGAGTGAATGCCTCGCCCTCTGATTCCATGGCGTCGAGAACGCGCAGATAGTCCGCTACGTTTTCGCGTTCGGTGGGTGTTAGATAGAGGTCGCCGCCGAGAGAACGCCATGTGCGTTCCACGCGGTCTGCGAGCGATTCCGTGCCCGTGTGACGGAGCGCTCCGTCGAGAATGTCGAGCGTGCGGATGACGCGTTCTTTTGCTTGTTCCGGAAGAGCTTCTGCGCGTTCACGCAAACGGTGGCGCAATGATTCTTTGCGATGTTCGGGATGATCACCCGCAGCGAGCGTGTGCAGGTGTGCGAGTTCAATGCCGCACCACGGAGCGCGCAGAAGCGCCAGCCATGCGATGCGATCGGCCGGATGGAGCAGGGCACGCGTGATGGCGACGAGATCGAGAACTTCCTGTTGCTCTGCGAGGGGCTTGAGATCGACGGCGCGATAGGGGATGCCTGCTCTTTCAAGCTGCTTCGCAATCTCGATGACGTGATTGCGAGCGCGCGTTAGAACAGCTGCTTTGAAAGGGAATTCTTTGGTATCGCCATCGTCGATGCGACGCTGTTTTTCCTGCTGCCATGCAGCACGCGCGGCCTTCACCACTGCGAGCGTTTCGCGAGCTTCGCGGCGGATGGCGAAGCGGCGGTTGCGGCGATTTTCTGCGAGATCGGAAGAGGTGGGAACGGCCTCGATGGTCCAGTCCATACCTTCGCCGGGTTGTGCGGGATTGGCGGCGGTTGCGTCGTGAAATACGACGTCGCCGTCGGCGGGATGGTCCGAAGGGAAGATGGCGCGGAAGGTTTCATTGAACTGCGAAACGATGTGGCCGCCGGAACGGAAGTTGGTTGTCAGCGGCAGAACTTGAAGAGGGATGTCGCCCAATCTTGCATCGGACATGCACTTTTGGAAGCGGTCCACGCGGGCCTGACGAAAGAGATAGATGCTCTGCTTGGGATCGCCGACGAGGAAGACAGTCTGGCTGCGGCCATCCCATCCTGCGGTGAGTTGTTCCAGAAGGTCGTATTGACCCGAGGAGGTGTCCTG contains the following coding sequences:
- a CDS encoding tetratricopeptide repeat protein — its product is MKILAAALLLSLPVAAQMEMPPGTTSAVPQEQAAPSASQATLAKAEDAIANAKYADAVTLLTPLATESQANARVFYDLGFAQDALNHDAEAAAAYAKSIALKNDDAGAHVSLGLLYARMGETAKAEDQLRSATKIESAEKDLLARAWRALAEIDLKSNPTMARNDLLSALKYTPETPDDAATAAEIAEAMGDDAAAEQAYSHAFSLNPASVDVAMGYARALTQQKKFAQADQVLTSAHAQHPGNHALMAERASEQLLQGKPETALPALQSLHADEPENVAVAMLLARAYSAAGAPEKAEPIYTALLKTSPDDVTLMSEAADTLIRLRRSPEAEPLLQKAVSQSDKFPSKAALAQAAGELAFAASSNKDAVTVLKALAIREPLAPSSPPFTFLAATAHDTLHHTKQAADAYRQFLSQSGGKYPDQEWQAQQRLQILTRTTK
- the uvrA gene encoding excinuclease ABC subunit UvrA — its product is MEQKAVSPNDHIVIRGARTHNLKGIDVNIPHNMLTVVSGVSGSGKSSLAFDTVYAEGQRRYVESLSAYARQFLERIEKPDVEHMDGLAPAIAIKQKNQTRNPRSTVATATEIYDYMRLLYARCGTVTCIHCGGIVKRDTVDEIAAAVLAMEEGARLYALFPIIRREVVLEPMQEFALPVEEEAPKPKPKKVATKKTKAAEQTIVDPSEPLKERLVELRRRGFNRLFQNGNIVEFSTPESLLELNFSEPIYVLADRLSVSADVRSRIVDAIETGYRESGEIVFLTAPRDESEPKRLRFSAAFECVNCHRAYRDPEPRLFSFNNPYGACPRCQGFGNTIDFDPDLIIPDKSKTLDEGAIDPWTKPKYREYHGVMKRFAQANNIPLKTPWYDLTPAQQNAIWDGGTGFPGIRGFFRLLDTKKYKLHVRVFLSKYRGYAPCPDCRGQRLRAEARAVLLNEKNICEAAGLTISAARAFFDGLKLSPAQTEIAGKILEEVRQRISFLEQVGLEYLTLDRLSSTLSGGESQRIQLATSLGSRLVGALYVLDEPSIGLHSRDTAKLVKILHELRDLGNTILVVEHDPDVITSADRLIDLGPGAGELGGQLLATGTVAEIRKDDHSITGKYLSGRSRIPVPAERREPTREMLKLKGARIHNLRGVDIEIPLGMLTVVTGVSGSGKSTIVHQVLHRALEFSLGVEGVSSDVQQLYREITGTHFIREVVLVDQSPIGRTPRSNPVTYIKAFDAIRELFASQPDARRKGYTAGSFSFNVPGGRCDTCEGDGTVTVEMQFLADVELPCEECNGTRYKPGILDIKYKNRNIHDVLNMTVRDAVHYFAGNPKIVDRLQVLEEVGLGYVRLGQSATTLSGGEAQRVKLASHLANIRSTSPRGETKKAASRVLYILDEPTTGLHFADVATLLQAFRKLIDGGGSLLVIEHNMDIIKSADWIIDMGPEGGSAGGQVVAVGTPEEIARVPESYTGRFLKPVLEGAVA
- the lspA gene encoding signal peptidase II, producing the protein MSEILHSKSRTSRDARWWLLLIAVAVIVLDRITKIVVATHIESGTGIIVIPKVFRITHVLNTGAAFSMFADSASPMAVRLGLVVFSLLVTLGITFLLWRYGKTWSAASVGFALILGGAIGNLYDRAVLHYVVDFLEVHIGTYHWPDFNVADSAICVGAVLLLAEMIWPQEETASSASEGEVRGA
- the ileS gene encoding isoleucine--tRNA ligase, which translates into the protein MDQANTPQQLPVQLKDTLNLPKTAFPMKANLPGNEPARLQGWTDSDLYGQIRQSREGREKYILHDGPPYANGAIHLGHALNKCIKDFVVKSKTMAGFDAPYVPGWDCHGLPIEIKVDEQLGRKKLEMDALTVRQQCREYAQKYVDLQKSQFVRMGVLGRWDNPYLTMSFGYEARILETFYAFFEKNFVYKGLRPVYWCMHDKTALAEAEVEYEMHTSPSVYVRYPLTSAPEKIDPALANLNVFGLIWTTTPWTLPASLAIAFHPEFEYAAIQIAEDNATWGKGNVYIVAMDLLESLSTAAQLPAFEILARFHGQKLERATFAHPFLPREILGVMAEYVTTEQGTGGVHTAPAHGPDDFATGKKYALSQACDVDEAGRLRNGLPEYDNLNVHKANAPIIELLKDRGMLMAQGETHHSYPHCWRCHRPVIYRATEQWFIGMETQMPDGRTFRQSALDEIAKVTWDPAWGQERISNMIATRPDWCVSRQRIWGVPIAVFLCQKCHEPLNDAAINASIVKKFEAESADAWYKYSAEELLAAGTTCKCGNTEFRKEMDILDVWFESGSSWHAVLETEPELRFPADMYTEGGDQHRGWFHSSLLASVGIRGVAPYKYVATSGWTLDEQRRAFSKSLGNGVDPVKVMDELGGDIVRLWVASVDFREDVIASVPLMKRLAEEIYRKLRNTFRFLLANLDGFVPATDEVAWDQMEALDQYMLARASELVEKVRKAYDEFEFHRVFHALNEFGNSELSAFYLDVLKDRLYTLAPKDTRRLSAQTAVWKITETLVRLIAPILSFTADEVWGYLPEVAGRAKSVHIAEFPSASDLAPASSELLKDMAQIRTVREAALKVLEAARAAKEIGKALEARIEVEVPAGEIAAALSKYERQLPELFGVSQVVLKEVDNAPLQARFVKAEGTRCERCWRYTDDVGDEGRYPTVCARCADALEKIAFQPYAQE
- a CDS encoding energy transducer TonB, whose product is MATILQEPPTEHSRRTDAGPNLGEPEELKSTSPFTSLVDNIKDVFFPEKLPPLVLESQPIAVDNPMDVKRDPKSTAVAVVVHALIFLLIWYIGKKVITVVVAKKPQLTQVSFDTPAPQPPIKAPAKQAMGGGGGAHDIAPVTQGRLPKFEAHPIVPPSNPPKIEPKLTVDPSINVQTDLHMTNNNMPNLGIPNAPNVGVASLGNGSGGGLGSGNGNGLGPGSGGNTGGGAYRIGGDVSAPVLIYQVDPEFSEEARKAKFQGEVLVHLIVDAQGRPTNVKVIRPVGMGLDEKAREAVAQYKFRPARKGGQPVPVELNVAVNFQIF